The Deltaproteobacteria bacterium GWA2_45_12 genome has a segment encoding these proteins:
- a CDS encoding glutathione ABC transporter permease GsiC (with GsiABD is involved in the transport of glutathione into the cell) produces the protein MLTYLFKRILLFFPVLFAVATLVFFLLRLIPGDPVDFILGENALQTERQALVSQQHFDDPLPQQYFYFLTQLAQGRLGKSYFSSQSVEQLIWQRYPATLFLAGTAILWALVFAIPLGVFCSIKKGKFIDRVMAVFSVMGISIPTFYLGPLLVLLFAIKLDWLPVSGRDLPGSFVLPSLTLGLAMAALLTRMTRASMIEVLSRDYLRTARAKGLSGGIVLIKHGLRTALLPVVAILALQLGTLLAGAVITEKVFSWPGIGSFMLEAISKRDYAVVQGCIMVIAITYVLVNLLADLLYTKLDPRIELK, from the coding sequence GCATCCTTCTTTTTTTCCCCGTCCTTTTTGCCGTGGCGACCCTTGTATTTTTCCTTTTGCGCCTCATCCCCGGGGATCCGGTTGATTTTATTTTGGGGGAAAATGCCCTTCAAACAGAAAGGCAGGCATTGGTCTCACAGCAGCATTTTGATGATCCATTGCCCCAACAGTATTTTTATTTTTTAACCCAATTGGCCCAGGGCCGTTTGGGGAAATCCTATTTTTCAAGCCAGTCGGTTGAACAACTTATTTGGCAGCGCTATCCGGCCACGCTTTTTTTGGCGGGCACGGCCATTTTGTGGGCCTTGGTATTTGCCATCCCGTTGGGGGTTTTTTGCTCCATCAAAAAAGGAAAATTCATTGATCGCGTCATGGCTGTTTTTTCAGTGATGGGCATTTCGATTCCCACGTTTTATCTGGGGCCGCTCTTGGTTCTTCTTTTTGCCATCAAATTAGACTGGCTTCCTGTATCCGGGCGCGACCTTCCCGGTTCCTTTGTCCTTCCCAGCCTCACTTTGGGTTTGGCCATGGCGGCGCTTCTAACCCGCATGACGCGAGCTTCGATGATCGAAGTGCTCTCCCGGGATTATTTGCGCACGGCCAGGGCCAAGGGCTTAAGTGGGGGGATTGTGCTCATCAAACACGGCCTGCGTACGGCGCTACTTCCGGTTGTGGCCATTTTGGCGCTGCAATTGGGGACACTGCTTGCCGGTGCGGTCATTACGGAAAAAGTTTTTTCGTGGCCGGGGATTGGCAGTTTCATGTTGGAAGCCATTTCAAAGCGGGATTATGCCGTGGTGCAAGGGTGTATCATGGTCATTGCCATCACTTATGTGTTGGTGAATTTGTTGGCTGATTTATTGTACACAAAGCTTGATCCAAGGATCGAACTGAAATGA